One genomic segment of Mastomys coucha isolate ucsf_1 unplaced genomic scaffold, UCSF_Mcou_1 pScaffold22, whole genome shotgun sequence includes these proteins:
- the Wfs1 gene encoding wolframin, whose amino-acid sequence MNSGTPPPSPSGPPPPPAPQPQARARLNATTSLEQDKIEPPCAPRPQADPSAGRSAEEATTPEPRAPHTGSREAADRAGPMKADVEIPFEEVLEKAKAGDPKAQTEVGKHYLRLANDADEELNSCSAVAWLILAAKQGRREAVKLLRRCLADRRGITSENEAEVKQLSSETDLERAVRKAALVMYWKLNPKKKKQVAVSELLENVGQVNEQDGGAQPGPVPKSLQKQRRMLERLVSSESKNYIALDDFVELTKKYAKGIIPTNLFLQDEDEDEDELAGKSPEDLPLRQKVVKYPLHAIMEIKEYLIDVASKAGMHWLSTIVPTHHINALIFFFIISNLTIDFFAFFIPLVVFYLSFVSMVICTLKVFQDSKAWENFRTLTDLLLRFEPNLDVEQAEVNFGWNHLEPYIHFLLSVIFVIFSFPLASKDCIPCSELAVISAFFTVTSYMSLSSSAEPYTRRALVTEVAAGLLSLLPTMPVDWRFLKMLGQTFFTVPVGHFIILNVSLPCLLYVYLFYLFFRMAQLRNFKGTYCYLVPYLVCFMWCELSVVILLQSTGLGLVRASIGYFLFLFALPILVAGLALMGTVQFARWFLSLDLTKIMVTTMICSIPLLFRWWTKANFSVVGMVKSLTRSSMVKLILVWLTAILLFCWFYVYRSEGMKVYNSTLTWQQYGFLCGPRAWKETNMARTQILCSHLEGHRVTWTGRFKYVRVTEIDNSAESAINMLPFFLGDWMRCLYGEAYPSCSSGNTSTAEEELCRLKQLAKHPCHIKKFDRYKFEITVGMPFGTNGNRGHEEDDITKDIVLRASSEFKDVLLNLRQGSLIEFSTILEGRLGSKWPVFELKAISCLNCMTQLSPARRHVKIEQDWRSTVHGALKFAFDFFFFPFLSAA is encoded by the exons ATGAACTCAGGCACCCCACCTCCAAGCCCTTCTGGCCCACCTCCTCCACCCGCACCACAGCCCCAGGCCCGGGCCCGGCTCAATGCTACCACCTCACTGGAGCAGGACAAGATTGAACCGCCTTGTGCTCCCAGACCTCAGGCTGATCCCAGTGCTGGACGAAGTGCTGAGGAAGCAACCACTCCAGAGCCTCGGGCCCCTCACACCGGCAGCCGAGAAGCAGCAGATAGAGCTG GTCCCATGAAGGCAGATGTGGAGATCCCTTTTGAAGAAGTCCTGGAGAAAGCTAAGGCTGGAGACCCCAAAGCACAGACAGAG GTGGGCAAACACTACCTACGACTTGCCAACGACGCAGATGAGGAACTCAACAGCTGCTCAGCCGTGGCCTGGCTAATCCTGGCAGccaagcagggcaggagggaggcTGTGAAGCTGCTGAGGCGGTGCCTAGCTGACCGGAGAG GCATCACTTCTGAGAACGAGGCTGAGGTGAAGCAGCTCTCCTCTGAGACTGACCTGGAAAGGGCTGTGCGCAAGGCTGCCCTGGTCATGTACTGGAAACTCAACCccaagaagaagaagcaggtggCTGTGTCCGAACTGCTGGAGAATGTCGGGCAGGTCAACGAACAGG ATGGAGGGGCACAGCCAGGCCCAGTCCCCAAGTCCCTGCAGAAGCAGAGGCGCATGCTGGAGCGCCTTGTCAGCAGTGAAT CCAAGAACTACATTGCTCTGGATGACTTTGTGGAACTCACCAAGAAGTACGCCAAGGGCATCATCCCCACCAACCTGTTCCTGCaggatgaggatgaagatgaggacGAGCTGGCAGGGAAGAGCCCTGAGGACCTGCCACTACGCCAGAAG GTGGTGAAATACCCCTTACACGCCATCATGGAGATCAAAGAGTACCTGATTGATGTGGCCTCCAAGGCAGGCATGCACTGGCTCTCCACCATCGTGCCCACCCATCACATCAACGccctcatcttcttcttcatcatcagcAACCTAACCATCGACTTCTTCGCCTTCTTCATTCCCCTGGTGGTCTTCTACCTGTCCTTTGTGTCCATGGTCATCTGTACGCTCAaggtgttccaggacagcaaggcctGGGAGAACTTCCGCACTCTTACCGACCTGCTGCTGCGCTTCGAGCCCAACCTGGACGTGGAACAGGCAGAGGTGAACTTCGGCTGGAACCACTTGGAGCCCTACATTCACTTCCTGCTGTCAGTCATCTTCGTGATCTTCTCCTTCCCGCTGGCCAGCAAGGACTGTATCCCCTGCTCAGAGCTGGCCGTCATCTCTGCCTTCTTCACAGTGACCAGCTACATGAGCCTAAGCAGCTCTGCCGAGCCCTACACCAGGCGGGCCCTGGTCACCGAGGTGGCTGCTGGCTTGCTGTCCCTTCTGCCCACCATGCCCGTGGACTGGCGCTTCCTGAAAATGCTTGGCCAGACGTTTTTCACCGTGCCCGTCGGCCACTTCATCATCCTCAACGTCAGCCTCCCCTGCCTGCTCTATGTCTATCTCTTTTACCTCTTCTTCCGCATGGCCCAGCTGAGGAACTTCAAGGGCACCTATTGCTACCTGGTGCCCTACCTGGTGTGCTTCATGTGGTGTGAACTGTCTGTGGTCATCCTGCTCCAGTCTACCGGCCTGGGCTTGGTCCGTGCCTCCATCGgctacttcctctttctctttgccctCCCCATCCTGGTGGCTGGTCTTGCCCTGATGGGCACCGTGCAGTTTGCCCGATGGTTCCTGTCGCTGGACCTCACAAAGATCATGGTCACCACAATGATCTGCAGCATACCCCTGCTTTTCCGTTGGTGGACCAAGGCCAACTTTTCAGTGGTGGGGATGGTCAAGTCCCTGACAAGGAGCTCCATGGTGAAGCTCATTCTggtgtggctcacagccatccttctCTTCTGCTGGTTCTACGTGTACCGGTCAGAAGGCATGAAGGTCTATAATTCCACACTCACCTGGCAGCAATACGGCTTCCTGTGTGGGCCACGGGCCTGGAAGGAAACTAACATGGCACGGACCCAGATCCTGTGCAGCCACCTGGAGGGCCACAGGGTCACGTGGACAGGACGCTTCAAGTATGTCCGAGTGACCGAGATCGACAACAGCGCCGAGTCGGCCATCAACATGCTCCCGTTCTTCCTGGGCGATTGGATGCGCTGCTTGTATGGTGAGGCCTACCCATCCTGTAGCTCTGGTAACACGTCCACAGCTGAGGAGGAACTCTGCCGTCTCAAGCAGCTGGCCAAGCACCCCTGCCACATCAAGAAATTTGACCGATACAAGTTTGAGATCACAGTGGGCATGCCCTTTGGCACCAATGGCAACCGCGGCCATGAAGAGGATGACATCACCAAGGATATTGTTCTGCGCGCcagcagtgagttcaaggatgtGCTGCTGAACCTGCGCCAGGGCAGCCTCATAGAGTTCAGCACCATCCTCGAGGGCCGCCTGGGTAGCAAGTGGCCCGTCTTTGAGCTCAAGGCTATTAGCTGCCTCAACTGTATGACACAGCTGTCCCCTGCCCGGAGGCACGTAAAGATCGAACAGGACTGGCGTAGCACGGTGCACGGTGCCCTCAAGTTTGCTTTcgacttcttcttcttcccattcCTATCTGCCGCCTGA